The proteins below are encoded in one region of Tessaracoccus aquimaris:
- a CDS encoding DinB family protein, with protein sequence MAHHGEHLTTGSLREQMEALLDQHRAMLTASLAGLTEEEARRSLVPSLTTLLGLVKHATFVERVWFDEAVTGHSRVEIGIPTTVDESFTLTPDDTIASITAAHLDACAASRAAVAHLGLDDKVSGNRRGPLPLSWIYLHVLRELAQHCGHADILREQVLASR encoded by the coding sequence GTGGCACACCACGGAGAACACCTCACCACCGGATCGTTGCGCGAGCAGATGGAGGCCCTCCTCGACCAGCATCGCGCGATGCTCACCGCCTCGCTGGCCGGGCTCACCGAGGAGGAGGCACGCAGGAGTCTGGTGCCGTCGCTGACGACGCTTCTCGGGTTGGTCAAGCACGCGACCTTCGTGGAGAGGGTCTGGTTCGACGAGGCGGTCACCGGGCACAGTCGCGTCGAGATCGGCATCCCTACCACCGTCGACGAGTCCTTCACGCTGACGCCCGACGACACGATCGCGTCGATCACCGCGGCCCACCTCGACGCGTGCGCGGCGTCCCGCGCCGCCGTCGCTCACCTCGGCCTGGACGACAAGGTCTCCGGCAACCGACGCGGCCCGCTGCCGCTGAGCTGGATCTACCTGCACGTCCTTCGCGAGTTGGCCCAGCACTGCGGCCACGCCGACATCCTCCGCGAGCAGGTGCTCGCGTCGCGCTGA
- a CDS encoding DinB family protein, protein MSTVWRDDLLNQLVWHWDNQLRPRLDGLSDDEYFWRPVPDAWTVRGIDEGRDGVLGLGPGVIEFEIPVPDPEPVTTIAWRMGHIIAGVFGERNARYFGGPAMNHHEYSYPLSAAEALADLDAGHARWRAGVESLTDEDLRLNCREPGFESDSMAAMVIHIHREVLHHGAEIALLRDLYLRRDQLGR, encoded by the coding sequence GTGAGCACCGTGTGGCGCGACGACCTGCTGAACCAGCTCGTCTGGCACTGGGACAACCAGTTGCGTCCACGCCTCGACGGCCTGAGTGACGACGAGTACTTCTGGCGGCCGGTGCCCGACGCGTGGACGGTGCGCGGCATCGACGAGGGCCGCGACGGGGTACTCGGCCTCGGGCCGGGCGTGATCGAGTTCGAGATCCCCGTCCCCGATCCGGAGCCGGTCACCACGATCGCGTGGCGGATGGGACACATCATCGCCGGGGTGTTCGGCGAGCGGAACGCCCGCTACTTCGGCGGGCCAGCGATGAACCACCACGAATACTCGTACCCGCTCAGCGCCGCCGAGGCCCTGGCCGACCTCGACGCGGGGCACGCGAGGTGGCGCGCTGGCGTCGAGTCGCTGACGGACGAGGATCTGCGCCTCAACTGCCGCGAGCCGGGCTTCGAGAGCGACTCGATGGCGGCGATGGTGATCCACATCCACCGCGAGGTCCTCCACCACGGCGCCGAGATCGCGCTTCTGCGCGACCTGTACCTGCGCCGCGACCAGTTGGGCCGCTAG
- a CDS encoding alcohol dehydrogenase catalytic domain-containing protein — translation MSQIPAKQHAIQIVGVDEIVVNDSKPVDEVGPHQMLLQVEACGICFSDTKLLHAFDSHPRKAEVVEGIAAEALAEIPGYKPGALATVPGHEPVGRIVQVGDQVTHFKEGDRVLVQADWKHLRTPKSNGAFGYNFEGALQEYVVIDERCVISPSGEEFLIHVTDGPSAAAVGLIEPWATVEGSYAWAERNHVLDDGDLLVVSDGETPGLKDLTAGHVPGEIVTIAPADVDALVGQSFDDIVYYGADAEVIEKLAALLGTRSVMCVVLGGSTIDRKVALDIGRVHYDFIRFVGTTGDDPAEGYAWIPANGDLRDGDNIAIMGAAGPMGLMHTMRAVTSGVPGIRVTGTDLNDDRLEHLAATVDPVAEERGVSVTYINTGTTALEPGYTHISCMVPVPAVVSQAVDLAGDGAILNAFAGIPAGTLGEFDLQGIIERHVFMLGTSGSDVSDMRTVLRKIEEGIIDTHISLDAVTGMAGFRDAIDSVINRTSGGKIMVYPMLHDLPLTRLVDMGDKLPHVAAKLSDGIWTKEAEEALLAGE, via the coding sequence GTGAGCCAGATTCCTGCCAAGCAGCACGCGATCCAGATCGTCGGCGTCGACGAGATCGTGGTCAACGACTCCAAGCCCGTGGACGAGGTGGGGCCGCATCAGATGCTGCTCCAGGTCGAGGCCTGCGGCATCTGCTTCAGCGACACCAAACTCCTCCACGCCTTCGACTCGCACCCCCGCAAGGCCGAGGTCGTCGAGGGCATCGCCGCCGAGGCGCTCGCCGAGATCCCCGGCTACAAGCCAGGCGCACTCGCCACCGTCCCCGGCCACGAACCGGTCGGACGGATCGTGCAGGTCGGCGACCAGGTGACGCACTTCAAGGAGGGCGACCGCGTCCTCGTGCAGGCCGACTGGAAGCACCTGCGCACCCCCAAGTCGAACGGCGCGTTCGGCTACAACTTCGAGGGCGCGCTGCAGGAGTACGTCGTCATCGACGAGCGCTGCGTCATCTCGCCCTCCGGCGAGGAGTTCCTGATCCACGTCACCGACGGCCCCTCCGCCGCGGCCGTCGGCCTCATCGAGCCGTGGGCGACCGTCGAGGGCTCCTACGCCTGGGCCGAGCGCAACCACGTGCTCGACGATGGCGACCTGCTGGTGGTCTCCGACGGCGAGACGCCCGGCCTGAAGGACCTGACGGCCGGGCACGTCCCCGGCGAGATCGTCACGATCGCCCCCGCCGACGTCGACGCGCTCGTCGGCCAGAGCTTCGACGACATCGTCTACTACGGCGCAGACGCCGAGGTCATCGAGAAGCTTGCCGCGCTGCTCGGCACCCGTTCCGTGATGTGCGTCGTGCTCGGTGGATCGACGATCGACCGCAAGGTCGCGCTCGACATCGGCCGCGTGCACTACGACTTCATCCGCTTCGTCGGCACCACAGGCGACGACCCCGCCGAGGGCTACGCCTGGATCCCCGCCAACGGCGACCTGCGCGACGGCGACAACATCGCCATCATGGGCGCGGCAGGGCCGATGGGCCTGATGCACACCATGCGCGCCGTCACCTCCGGCGTTCCTGGCATCCGCGTCACCGGGACCGACCTGAACGACGACCGCCTCGAGCACCTCGCCGCGACCGTCGACCCGGTCGCCGAGGAGCGTGGCGTCTCCGTCACCTACATCAACACCGGCACCACGGCGCTTGAGCCCGGCTACACGCACATCTCGTGCATGGTCCCGGTGCCAGCGGTCGTGTCGCAGGCGGTCGACCTGGCGGGCGACGGCGCGATCCTCAACGCGTTCGCGGGCATCCCCGCGGGCACGCTCGGCGAGTTCGACCTGCAGGGCATCATCGAGCGTCACGTCTTCATGCTCGGCACCTCCGGCTCCGACGTGTCGGACATGCGCACGGTGCTGCGCAAGATCGAGGAGGGGATCATCGACACCCACATCTCCCTCGACGCCGTCACCGGCATGGCCGGCTTCCGCGACGCGATCGACTCGGTGATCAACCGCACCTCCGGCGGCAAGATCATGGTCTACCCGATGCTCCACGACCTGCCGCTGACCCGGCTCGTCGACATGGGCGACAAGCTTCCCCACGTCGCCGCCAAGCTGAGCGACGGCATCTGGACCAAGGAGGCCGAGGAGGCCCTGCTCGCGGGCGAGTGA
- a CDS encoding SDR family NAD(P)-dependent oxidoreductase: MGRKAIVTGHSRGLGVGIVAELERRDYTVLGISRSAGEALDLSDPGAVTAWLAGDTLRDFLADAEEIVLVNNAGLLGPATLAGEQDAAATIAAVNVNVTAPILLTNAVLNQRPADVPVRVAHISSGAGRRPLEGWSVYCATKAAVDHHATTVAAEGQPGVRIAAIAPGVVDTGMQAEIRGSEGFPGRADFVALQEEGQLADASEAGAAVVDLLLADDYGTEVLTRI, from the coding sequence ATGGGGCGCAAGGCCATCGTCACGGGTCACAGCAGGGGCCTCGGGGTCGGGATCGTCGCCGAACTCGAGCGGCGCGACTACACGGTGCTCGGCATCTCGCGCAGCGCCGGCGAGGCCCTCGATCTGTCGGATCCCGGAGCGGTGACGGCGTGGCTGGCGGGAGACACGCTTCGCGACTTCCTCGCGGACGCCGAGGAGATCGTCCTGGTCAACAACGCCGGCCTGCTCGGCCCAGCGACCCTGGCCGGGGAGCAGGACGCAGCCGCCACCATCGCGGCGGTCAACGTCAACGTGACGGCACCGATCCTGCTCACCAACGCCGTCCTCAACCAGCGCCCGGCCGACGTTCCGGTCCGCGTGGCGCACATCTCGAGCGGCGCGGGACGTCGGCCGCTGGAGGGCTGGAGCGTCTACTGCGCGACGAAGGCGGCCGTCGATCACCACGCCACCACCGTCGCGGCGGAGGGCCAGCCGGGGGTACGGATCGCCGCGATCGCGCCTGGCGTGGTCGATACCGGCATGCAGGCGGAGATCCGCGGCTCCGAGGGCTTCCCAGGTCGCGCCGATTTCGTCGCGCTGCAGGAGGAGGGCCAACTCGCCGACGCGTCCGAGGCAGGCGCCGCCGTGGTCGACCTGCTCCTGGCCGACGACTACGGCACCGAGGTGCTGACCCGCATCTGA
- a CDS encoding CPBP family intramembrane glutamic endopeptidase has protein sequence MHRTNYAKAARLYVLIVLGAITVVSLAFLALGVQLPAWVVILGRWIPALVSLLVMRLVPLDGSVSRWWSLRPGGARRFFAGVGVGVFGLLAVYVVTALVGSLLGLAPFQDGSVLLAAAPSLLVTLLVITLSTFGEEVGWRGFLQQLLAAHGFWRASAMVSAVWVAFHIPVHAVLVLQGQLPWQQGVASTVGLFALGMFLNALVVRFSSVWPAVFGHALPLSSVNLLAAPDGLTGAGLLTLSAVEFVLLMVAAWLVVRRRPA, from the coding sequence GTGCACCGTACAAATTATGCGAAGGCCGCGCGTCTCTACGTCCTGATCGTCCTCGGCGCGATCACCGTCGTGTCCCTGGCCTTCCTCGCCCTCGGGGTCCAACTGCCTGCGTGGGTGGTGATCCTCGGACGGTGGATCCCGGCGCTCGTCTCGCTGCTCGTGATGCGACTCGTGCCCCTTGACGGGAGTGTCTCCCGGTGGTGGTCGCTCCGACCCGGTGGGGCGCGCCGCTTCTTCGCTGGCGTCGGGGTGGGCGTGTTCGGCCTGCTCGCCGTCTACGTGGTCACGGCGCTCGTTGGCTCGCTGCTCGGTCTCGCGCCGTTCCAGGACGGGTCGGTGCTGCTTGCGGCCGCGCCGTCGCTGCTTGTCACGCTGCTGGTGATCACGCTCAGCACCTTCGGTGAGGAGGTCGGCTGGCGAGGCTTCCTGCAGCAGTTGCTCGCGGCGCACGGGTTCTGGCGCGCCAGCGCCATGGTCTCTGCCGTCTGGGTTGCGTTCCATATCCCGGTGCACGCGGTCCTCGTCCTTCAGGGTCAACTGCCCTGGCAGCAGGGGGTCGCCAGCACGGTCGGGCTGTTCGCGCTCGGCATGTTCCTTAACGCCTTGGTGGTCCGGTTCAGCAGCGTGTGGCCAGCGGTGTTCGGGCACGCCCTGCCGCTCTCCAGCGTCAACCTGCTCGCCGCCCCCGACGGCCTCACGGGCGCCGGCCTGTTGACCCTGAGCGCCGTCGAGTTCGTGCTCCTGATGGTCGCGGCTTGGCTCGTCGTGAGGCGTCGCCCCGCCTGA
- a CDS encoding RNA-binding S4 domain-containing protein — MARLDSWLWAVRMYKTRSMATAAVRGGHVRVNDNLAKAAQPVVAGQKVRVRKEQDERLIEVVDPSLEKRVSAPLAQAAYIDRTPEKPAPIPEMVGRVAIRDRGAGRPTKRERRAIDKLRGH; from the coding sequence ATGGCGCGACTCGATTCCTGGCTCTGGGCCGTGCGGATGTACAAGACCCGCTCGATGGCCACAGCCGCGGTGCGCGGCGGCCACGTCCGCGTCAACGACAACCTCGCCAAGGCGGCCCAGCCCGTCGTCGCGGGGCAGAAGGTGCGCGTCCGCAAGGAGCAGGACGAGAGGCTGATCGAGGTCGTCGATCCCAGCCTGGAGAAGCGGGTCAGCGCGCCGCTCGCGCAGGCCGCCTACATCGACAGGACCCCCGAGAAGCCGGCGCCGATCCCCGAGATGGTGGGCCGCGTGGCGATCCGCGACAGGGGTGCTGGGCGCCCGACGAAGCGGGAGCGTCGAGCGATCGACAAGTTGCGCGGTCACTGA
- a CDS encoding universal stress protein, which yields MKVLVWVEPATWPAVIDAARALSHEQITLVAVDDPGEHPLPELFGRGRGAPPEVASIAAAEAEALLAQASEALGVDCATRVLRGRTERVITEAAEDVGLLVLARDGDRSRLGPHSLGRHTRFVIDHAPCRVLLIWPENPPALATLPPPPPPR from the coding sequence ATGAAGGTCCTGGTCTGGGTGGAGCCGGCGACTTGGCCTGCCGTGATCGACGCAGCGAGGGCGCTCAGCCACGAACAGATCACGCTCGTCGCCGTCGACGATCCGGGCGAGCATCCCCTACCCGAACTGTTCGGACGGGGAAGGGGCGCGCCACCGGAGGTCGCGTCGATCGCGGCGGCGGAGGCCGAAGCACTGCTCGCGCAGGCGTCGGAGGCCCTCGGCGTCGACTGTGCGACCCGGGTGCTGCGCGGCAGGACGGAGCGGGTCATCACCGAGGCCGCCGAGGACGTCGGACTGTTGGTACTGGCCCGAGACGGCGACCGGTCGCGACTCGGCCCGCACAGCCTCGGCAGGCACACGCGATTCGTGATCGACCACGCGCCGTGCCGGGTGCTGCTGATCTGGCCTGAGAATCCGCCCGCGTTGGCGACGCTGCCACCGCCACCCCCGCCACGCTGA
- a CDS encoding SLC13 family permease has protein sequence MPGSVAEALSIVVLVGVLAFAIARPRGLPEAVAAAPAALALCLFGIVGWSTAWEHVVAMAPTVAFLAGVLMLSWLCEAEGMFAAAGQWMARRARGRPVVLLGLVFVVASLTTAVLSLDATVVLLTPVIFVTTSRAGVRPRPQVYAAAHLSNSASLLLPVSNLTNLLALGASGVSFLTFAGLMAGPWLVAIAVEYVVFRFFFASDLSVRGVPREVVDDARMPRFALIVLCLTLVGFAVSSPLGIEPFWAAFAGVLAIAVKRLIRRQAAPGPLALGLVKAANPWFLLFVLGLAVVVQAVVAHGMADALRSFLPTGSDLPSLLLLVLIAAVLANLVNNLPAVLVLLPLVAHGGPLPVLTVLIGVNIGPNLTYVGSLATLLWRRIVADHDHESGLGEFTRLGALTVPISLVACTIALWAAAHVMGV, from the coding sequence GTGCCCGGCTCAGTGGCCGAGGCCCTGTCCATCGTCGTGTTGGTCGGGGTCCTGGCGTTCGCGATCGCGAGGCCTCGCGGCCTCCCCGAGGCGGTTGCCGCCGCCCCGGCCGCGCTCGCGCTCTGCCTCTTCGGCATCGTGGGGTGGTCGACGGCGTGGGAGCACGTCGTCGCGATGGCCCCGACCGTCGCGTTCCTGGCCGGCGTCCTGATGCTGAGTTGGCTGTGTGAGGCGGAGGGCATGTTCGCCGCCGCCGGGCAGTGGATGGCGCGCAGGGCCAGGGGCCGACCCGTGGTGCTGCTGGGCCTGGTGTTCGTCGTCGCGTCGCTGACGACCGCGGTGCTTAGCCTCGACGCGACCGTGGTGCTGCTGACCCCGGTGATCTTCGTGACCACGTCGAGGGCAGGGGTGCGACCGCGCCCGCAGGTCTACGCCGCGGCGCACCTGTCCAACTCGGCGTCGCTGTTGCTGCCCGTGTCGAACCTGACGAACCTGCTGGCGCTCGGCGCGTCCGGGGTGAGCTTCCTGACGTTCGCGGGGCTGATGGCGGGTCCGTGGCTGGTGGCGATCGCGGTCGAGTACGTCGTGTTCCGCTTCTTTTTCGCCTCCGACCTGAGCGTGCGCGGGGTGCCGCGCGAGGTCGTCGACGACGCGAGGATGCCGCGGTTCGCGCTGATCGTGCTCTGCCTGACGCTTGTCGGGTTCGCTGTCAGTTCGCCTCTGGGCATCGAGCCGTTCTGGGCGGCGTTCGCCGGAGTGCTCGCCATCGCGGTCAAGCGGCTGATCCGACGCCAGGCGGCGCCCGGTCCTCTGGCGCTCGGCCTCGTCAAGGCCGCCAACCCCTGGTTCCTGCTGTTCGTGCTCGGCCTCGCGGTCGTGGTGCAGGCCGTCGTCGCGCACGGGATGGCCGACGCGCTGCGGTCGTTCCTGCCGACCGGTTCCGATCTGCCCAGCCTGCTGCTCCTGGTGCTGATCGCCGCGGTGCTGGCGAACCTGGTCAACAACCTGCCTGCGGTACTGGTGCTGCTGCCCTTGGTGGCCCACGGAGGGCCGCTGCCGGTGCTGACGGTGCTGATCGGCGTCAACATCGGCCCGAACCTGACCTACGTCGGGTCGCTGGCGACGCTGCTGTGGCGGCGGATCGTCGCCGACCACGACCACGAGTCCGGCCTTGGCGAGTTCACCCGACTTGGGGCCCTGACTGTGCCGATCAGCCTGGTGGCGTGCACCATAGCCTTGTGGGCCGCGGCCCACGTGATGGGAGTGTGA
- a CDS encoding sugar-binding transcriptional regulator, with translation MVLNPAPNDIDLVVRAAWLYYEDGLTQAQIATRLFVSRQTVGRLLEAARSQGIVRIELDAQYLSAMQLATRLREGFGLRDAIVVPTAQGRLSRERTNERVAAALAAFVRRHLHPGAVVGVSWGDSVARSLSMLSEESLDGVQFVATAGELSAIDEVLTRSPHVLQRLRTLPAPLLVSSESVAEAIRGEDAVRDVLDLARSAVVTLTGMGAATAGGSAVSFGVTTDDEVAEFAARGAVGDMLGEWYDLEGRVVETSWSRRRIGLGLDELRRLSNVVGVAGGVEKVDAIRGAIAGHLIDALVTDEPTATALLERG, from the coding sequence ATGGTGCTCAACCCGGCCCCGAACGACATCGACCTGGTCGTCCGCGCCGCCTGGCTGTACTACGAGGACGGCCTGACGCAGGCCCAGATCGCGACCCGGCTGTTCGTGTCGCGCCAGACCGTCGGTCGCCTCCTCGAGGCCGCCCGGTCCCAGGGGATCGTCCGGATCGAGTTGGACGCGCAGTACCTCTCCGCGATGCAACTGGCCACCCGACTGCGGGAGGGGTTCGGGCTGCGGGATGCGATCGTGGTGCCCACCGCGCAGGGTCGGCTCTCGCGTGAACGCACCAACGAGCGGGTGGCGGCGGCGCTGGCCGCGTTCGTCCGCCGTCACCTGCATCCGGGGGCGGTCGTCGGCGTCAGTTGGGGCGACTCGGTCGCCAGGTCGCTTTCCATGCTGTCCGAGGAGTCCCTCGACGGCGTCCAGTTCGTCGCGACCGCGGGCGAACTCAGCGCCATCGACGAGGTCCTGACGCGCAGCCCCCATGTGCTGCAACGGCTCCGGACCCTTCCTGCCCCGCTGCTTGTCTCCAGCGAGTCCGTCGCGGAGGCCATCCGGGGTGAGGACGCGGTGCGCGACGTGCTCGACCTCGCCCGCTCCGCCGTCGTCACCCTCACCGGCATGGGCGCGGCGACCGCGGGAGGCTCGGCCGTGTCGTTCGGCGTCACGACCGACGACGAGGTCGCCGAGTTCGCGGCGCGCGGCGCCGTGGGTGACATGTTGGGGGAGTGGTACGACCTTGAGGGCCGGGTCGTCGAGACGAGTTGGTCGCGTCGGCGCATCGGGCTGGGCCTCGACGAACTGCGCAGGCTCAGCAACGTCGTCGGCGTGGCCGGAGGCGTCGAGAAGGTCGACGCGATCCGCGGCGCGATCGCGGGGCACCTCATCGACGCGCTCGTCACTGACGAGCCGACGGCCACGGCGCTGCTCGAACGCGGCTGA
- a CDS encoding YbaK/EbsC family protein — translation MASAEGNLDWQPLTARPELVAAPVAAAAETVPGARVAAIDATLADTAAFCEAYDVAPEASANCVVVFGRRGEDSVHAAVMVLATDRADVNKTVRKALGMRKLSFADQATAEELTGMTQGGITPVGLPADWPILVDEAVASAGPVVIGGGVRGSKLLVDGADLGRLPNAQVLRLTIGAEA, via the coding sequence ATGGCATCAGCTGAAGGAAATCTGGACTGGCAACCGCTGACGGCGCGCCCCGAACTGGTGGCGGCTCCGGTCGCCGCGGCGGCCGAGACGGTGCCAGGCGCGCGGGTCGCCGCGATCGACGCGACGCTTGCCGACACTGCCGCGTTCTGCGAGGCCTATGACGTCGCCCCGGAGGCGTCGGCCAACTGCGTCGTCGTGTTCGGGCGCCGCGGCGAGGACAGCGTCCACGCCGCCGTCATGGTGCTCGCCACCGACAGGGCCGACGTCAACAAGACCGTCCGCAAGGCGCTCGGGATGCGCAAACTGTCGTTCGCCGACCAGGCGACCGCCGAGGAACTCACCGGCATGACCCAGGGCGGCATCACCCCGGTCGGGCTGCCCGCGGACTGGCCGATCCTCGTCGACGAGGCGGTCGCCAGCGCAGGCCCCGTCGTGATCGGCGGAGGCGTGCGCGGCTCGAAGCTGTTGGTCGACGGCGCCGACCTCGGACGGCTGCCCAACGCGCAGGTGCTGCGCCTCACGATCGGGGCGGAAGCGTGA
- a CDS encoding TetR/AcrR family transcriptional regulator, giving the protein MATKKRGPRGDISTELLLDAAEAVLSALGRVGLSLRSIGRQAGVAPNAIYTYFADLDDLTMALADRFLATLDLPLLDDDPPEQALRAFVTATLTRFDSAPGHVALLASSRVAGPGAMGLNEALLRFFGRAGLDDDDAVAATEFVTEWVHGTAALSSSEAATPAFNRSLSRLDPTAWPLTASMLSRPSPARSVDLLLRAVLPATRQPLPD; this is encoded by the coding sequence GTGGCAACGAAGAAGCGCGGACCGCGCGGCGACATCTCGACCGAACTGCTGCTCGACGCCGCGGAGGCCGTGCTGTCGGCGTTGGGTCGGGTCGGCCTGAGCCTCCGCTCGATCGGCAGGCAGGCCGGGGTCGCACCCAACGCGATCTACACCTACTTCGCCGACCTCGACGATCTGACGATGGCACTGGCGGACCGCTTCCTGGCCACGCTCGACCTCCCACTCCTCGACGACGACCCGCCCGAGCAGGCGCTGCGCGCATTCGTGACGGCGACGCTGACCCGGTTCGACTCCGCCCCTGGGCACGTCGCACTGCTCGCGTCCAGCAGGGTCGCGGGGCCGGGCGCGATGGGCCTGAACGAGGCGCTGCTCCGGTTCTTCGGGCGCGCCGGGTTGGATGACGACGACGCCGTGGCCGCGACCGAGTTCGTCACCGAGTGGGTGCACGGCACGGCGGCCTTGTCGTCCTCCGAGGCGGCCACTCCGGCGTTCAACCGGTCCCTGTCCCGTCTCGACCCGACCGCCTGGCCCCTCACGGCGTCGATGCTCTCGCGCCCGAGCCCGGCTCGAAGCGTCGACCTGCTCCTGCGCGCCGTCCTCCCCGCGACTCGACAACCCCTGCCGGACTAA